A portion of the Chiroxiphia lanceolata isolate bChiLan1 chromosome 10, bChiLan1.pri, whole genome shotgun sequence genome contains these proteins:
- the COMMD2 gene encoding COMM domain-containing protein 2 isoform X1, producing the protein MLLVLSAEHRAHLGCLPRAGGAAVGELGRLALEQLRRGAAPRACEAAARKLDVGVDTIQHGVEGLTYLLTESSKLMISEIDFQDSIHVLGFSDELNKSLLQLYLDNRKEIRSILGELAPRLPSYHNLEWRLDVQLASRSLRQQIKPAVTMKLYLNQNEDQTAQVLQTDPATLLHLIQQLEQALGEMKTNHCRRIVRNMK; encoded by the exons ATGCTGCTGGTGCTGTCGGCGGAGCACCGGGCGCACCTGGGCTGCTtgccgcgggcgggcggcgcaG CCGTGGGCGAGCTGGGCCGCCTGGCGTTGGAGCAGCTGCGGCGGGGAGCGGCACCGCGGGCCTGCGAGGCCGCCGCCA GAAAGCTGGACGTTGGCGTTGACACCATTCAGCATGGAGTAGAGGGACTAACCTATCTTCTTACTGAGAGCTCCAAGCTTATG ATTTCTGAGATTGACTTTCAAGATTCCATTCATGTTCTGGGATTCTCAGATGAATTGAACAAATCCTTGCTCCAGCTGTACCTTGACAACAGGAAGGAGATCAGGAGCATTCTTGGAGAGCTGGCACCAAGGCTGCCCAGCTACCACAATCTGGAGTGGAGACTGGATGTGCAG CTTGCAAGCAGAAGTTTGAGACAACAGATCAAGCCTGCTGTGACCATGAAGCTATATCTTAACCAGAATGAAGATCAAACTGCCCAGGTGTTGCAAACTGACCCTGCTACCCTTCTCCACCTGATCCAGCAACTGGAGCAGGCACTGGGGGAGATGAAGACGAACCACTGCAGGAGAATAGTGCGCAACATGAAATAG
- the COMMD2 gene encoding COMM domain-containing protein 2 isoform X2, whose translation MLLVLSAEHRAHLGCLPRAGGAGKLDVGVDTIQHGVEGLTYLLTESSKLMISEIDFQDSIHVLGFSDELNKSLLQLYLDNRKEIRSILGELAPRLPSYHNLEWRLDVQLASRSLRQQIKPAVTMKLYLNQNEDQTAQVLQTDPATLLHLIQQLEQALGEMKTNHCRRIVRNMK comes from the exons ATGCTGCTGGTGCTGTCGGCGGAGCACCGGGCGCACCTGGGCTGCTtgccgcgggcgggcggcgcaG GAAAGCTGGACGTTGGCGTTGACACCATTCAGCATGGAGTAGAGGGACTAACCTATCTTCTTACTGAGAGCTCCAAGCTTATG ATTTCTGAGATTGACTTTCAAGATTCCATTCATGTTCTGGGATTCTCAGATGAATTGAACAAATCCTTGCTCCAGCTGTACCTTGACAACAGGAAGGAGATCAGGAGCATTCTTGGAGAGCTGGCACCAAGGCTGCCCAGCTACCACAATCTGGAGTGGAGACTGGATGTGCAG CTTGCAAGCAGAAGTTTGAGACAACAGATCAAGCCTGCTGTGACCATGAAGCTATATCTTAACCAGAATGAAGATCAAACTGCCCAGGTGTTGCAAACTGACCCTGCTACCCTTCTCCACCTGATCCAGCAACTGGAGCAGGCACTGGGGGAGATGAAGACGAACCACTGCAGGAGAATAGTGCGCAACATGAAATAG